In Musa acuminata AAA Group cultivar baxijiao chromosome BXJ2-3, Cavendish_Baxijiao_AAA, whole genome shotgun sequence, the following proteins share a genomic window:
- the LOC103977663 gene encoding solute carrier family 40 member 2, chloroplastic-like isoform X5 yields the protein MAFHAALYASFLAGNLSEHVWNFTWPAAVAMLHPSLLPVAVVSFFSKFAILGGGPLIGIFMDSLPRIPSYHCLNLIQTVGQLLSAAMIMYALDTVRHSSVSSLLLQPWFLVLLAATATERLASLALGVTMERDWIVLLAGTNRPIALAQANAINSRVDLLCEVAGASLFGFLLSKYKLATCIKLSCALTLFTLPVLIVLGQLINRLSSGVLDRSMSPQTCDKPLTAFTLLDLRKIVEIGLTAIRYGWMEYKHQPVLPASVAYVLLCLNIALAPGAMMTAFLIHHGIAPSVIGAFGGLSALMGVGATFISANLVRKLGILKAGAAGLILQSLLLTIAVAVCWSGSISMPGPLHLFLSLIVLSRLGHMSYSIASIQILQTGVPAAKANLVGITEMSIASLAELVMLAVAIIAANVRHFGSLALLSVSSVIAATWIFCRWLANPTEEQRSLFAFDPQL from the exons ATGGCATTTCATGCAG CTTTATATGCCAGTTTCTTAGCTGGGAATTTATCGGAACATGTCTGGAATTTCACTTGGCCTGCTGCTGTTGCGATGCTTCATCCAAGTCTATTGCCTGTAGCTGTTGTTAGTTTCTTCTCTAAG TTTGCAATCCTAGGTGGAGGTCCTTTGATTGGAATTTTTATGGATTCTTTACCTAGAATTCCTTCATATCACTGTTTGAATCTTATTCAG ACAGTTGGCCAGCTGCTTTCAGCTGCAATGATCATGTATGCACTAGATACGGTTCGTCATTCTTCTGTGTCATCTTTGCTTCTTCAACCCTGGTTTCTTGTACTGCTGGCTGCCACAGCAACTGAAAGGCTAGCAAGCTTGGCACTGGGGGTCACCATGGAACGTGATTGGATTGTGCTG TTAGCAGGCACAAATAGACCGATTGCGCTAGCACAAGCCAATGCTATTAATAGTCGAGTTGATCTTCTTTGTGAG GTAGCTGGTGCTTCGCTTTTTGGCTTTCTTTTGTCTAAGTATAAACTTGCAACATGCATTAAACTTTCATGTGCACTGACTCTATTCACACTACCTGTTCTG ATTGTACTGGGTCAGCTAATCAATAGACTTTCCAGTGGAGTTCTTGATCGCTCCATGTCTCCTCAAACTTGTGACAAGCCTTTGACAGCTTTTACTTTGCTCGATTTGAGAAAGATAG TTGAAATTGGACTGACTGCCATAAGATATGGATGGATGGAATATAAGCATCAACCAGTTCTTCCAGCTAGTGTGGCATATGTTCTCCTTTGTTTGAATATTGCTCTTGCTCCAGGTGCAATGATGACTGCATTCCTGATACATCATG GAATTGCTCCATCAGTCATCGGTGCATTTGGTGGATTATCAGCTCTCATGGGTGTCGGTGCAACATTCATATCTGCAAATTTAGTCAGAAAGCTTGGCATTTTGAAG GCAGGAGCAGCTGGGTTGATACTCCAGTCCCTGCTTCTCACCATAGCTGTTGCCGTTTGTTGGAGTGGTTCAATATCCATGCCAGGACCTCTACATCTCTTCCTATCTTTAATT GTACTGTCAAGATTGGGCCATATGTCATATAGCATCGCGAGCATTCAGATCCTTCAAACTGGAGTTCCTGCTGCAAAAGCTAACCTCGTAGGAATAACGGAGATGTCCATTGCGAGCCTTGCAGAGCTCGTAATGTTAGCTGTTGCAATCATTGCTGCCAATGTTCGACATTTTGGTTCTCTGGCATTGCTCTCTGTATCGTCGGTTATTGCGGCCACATGGATCTTCTGCCGGTGGTTGGCAAATCCAACAGAGGAGCAGAGAAGTCTCTTTGCCTTTGATCCTCAGCTTTAA
- the LOC103977663 gene encoding solute carrier family 40 member 2, chloroplastic-like isoform X4 yields MGDPSPLPSSCSTPFVHLSSDILSSELQFLTEETYKTGLLTTLPVLSKEEQDALAATPVHPAGLVGFKSELFVPMQVLNKYSLVSIGDGISCSFLAGNLSEHVWNFTWPAAVAMLHPSLLPVAVVSFFSKFAILGGGPLIGIFMDSLPRIPSYHCLNLIQTVGQLLSAAMIMYALDTVRHSSVSSLLLQPWFLVLLAATATERLASLALGVTMERDWIVLLAGTNRPIALAQANAINSRVDLLCEVAGASLFGFLLSKYKLATCIKLSCALTLFTLPVLIVLGQLINRLSSGVLDRSMSPQTCDKPLTAFTLLDLRKIVEIGLTAIRYGWMEYKHQPVLPASVAYVLLCLNIALAPGAMMTAFLIHHGIAPSVIGAFGGLSALMGVGATFISANLVRKLGILKAGAAGLILQSLLLTIAVAVCWSGSISMPGPLHLFLSLIVLSRLGHMSYSIASIQILQTGVPAAKANLVGITEMSIASLAELVMLAVAIIAANVRHFGSLALLSVSSVIAATWIFCRWLANPTEEQRSLFAFDPQL; encoded by the exons ATGGGAGATCCTTCACCCCTCCCATCCAGTTGCTCTACGCCATTTGTACATCTATCATCAGATATCCTTAGTTCTGAGTTACAATTTCTTACCGAAGAAACCTATAAAACTGGTCTTCTCACAACACTGCCG GTTCTCTCAAAGGAGGAACAAGATGCTCTTGCGGCAACTCCAGTTCACCCTGCTGGCTTAGTAG GTTTTAAGTCAGAGCTGTTTGTTCCCATGCAAGTTCTGAACAAATATTCCTTGGTTTCTATAGGAGATGGCATTTCATGCAG TTTCTTAGCTGGGAATTTATCGGAACATGTCTGGAATTTCACTTGGCCTGCTGCTGTTGCGATGCTTCATCCAAGTCTATTGCCTGTAGCTGTTGTTAGTTTCTTCTCTAAG TTTGCAATCCTAGGTGGAGGTCCTTTGATTGGAATTTTTATGGATTCTTTACCTAGAATTCCTTCATATCACTGTTTGAATCTTATTCAG ACAGTTGGCCAGCTGCTTTCAGCTGCAATGATCATGTATGCACTAGATACGGTTCGTCATTCTTCTGTGTCATCTTTGCTTCTTCAACCCTGGTTTCTTGTACTGCTGGCTGCCACAGCAACTGAAAGGCTAGCAAGCTTGGCACTGGGGGTCACCATGGAACGTGATTGGATTGTGCTG TTAGCAGGCACAAATAGACCGATTGCGCTAGCACAAGCCAATGCTATTAATAGTCGAGTTGATCTTCTTTGTGAG GTAGCTGGTGCTTCGCTTTTTGGCTTTCTTTTGTCTAAGTATAAACTTGCAACATGCATTAAACTTTCATGTGCACTGACTCTATTCACACTACCTGTTCTG ATTGTACTGGGTCAGCTAATCAATAGACTTTCCAGTGGAGTTCTTGATCGCTCCATGTCTCCTCAAACTTGTGACAAGCCTTTGACAGCTTTTACTTTGCTCGATTTGAGAAAGATAG TTGAAATTGGACTGACTGCCATAAGATATGGATGGATGGAATATAAGCATCAACCAGTTCTTCCAGCTAGTGTGGCATATGTTCTCCTTTGTTTGAATATTGCTCTTGCTCCAGGTGCAATGATGACTGCATTCCTGATACATCATG GAATTGCTCCATCAGTCATCGGTGCATTTGGTGGATTATCAGCTCTCATGGGTGTCGGTGCAACATTCATATCTGCAAATTTAGTCAGAAAGCTTGGCATTTTGAAG GCAGGAGCAGCTGGGTTGATACTCCAGTCCCTGCTTCTCACCATAGCTGTTGCCGTTTGTTGGAGTGGTTCAATATCCATGCCAGGACCTCTACATCTCTTCCTATCTTTAATT GTACTGTCAAGATTGGGCCATATGTCATATAGCATCGCGAGCATTCAGATCCTTCAAACTGGAGTTCCTGCTGCAAAAGCTAACCTCGTAGGAATAACGGAGATGTCCATTGCGAGCCTTGCAGAGCTCGTAATGTTAGCTGTTGCAATCATTGCTGCCAATGTTCGACATTTTGGTTCTCTGGCATTGCTCTCTGTATCGTCGGTTATTGCGGCCACATGGATCTTCTGCCGGTGGTTGGCAAATCCAACAGAGGAGCAGAGAAGTCTCTTTGCCTTTGATCCTCAGCTTTAA
- the LOC103977663 gene encoding solute carrier family 40 member 2, chloroplastic-like isoform X3, which produces MRLFSVSVRPSAPSSLLRFTPLYLSRRRILSLHPLRPPGLAARCRLGSFTSQCYVANSEVDFTDVATNDVAMGDPSPLPSSCSTPFVHLSSDILSSELQFLTEETYKTGLLTTLPVLSKEEQDALAATPVHPAGLVGFKSELFVPMQVLNKYSLVSIGDGISCSFLAGNLSEHVWNFTWPAAVAMLHPSLLPVAVVSFFSKFAILGGGPLIGIFMDSLPRIPSYHCLNLIQTVGQLLSAAMIMYALDTVRHSSVSSLLLQPWFLVLLAATATERLASLALGVTMERDWIVLLAGTNRPIALAQANAINSRVDLLCEIVLGQLINRLSSGVLDRSMSPQTCDKPLTAFTLLDLRKIVEIGLTAIRYGWMEYKHQPVLPASVAYVLLCLNIALAPGAMMTAFLIHHGIAPSVIGAFGGLSALMGVGATFISANLVRKLGILKAGAAGLILQSLLLTIAVAVCWSGSISMPGPLHLFLSLIVLSRLGHMSYSIASIQILQTGVPAAKANLVGITEMSIASLAELVMLAVAIIAANVRHFGSLALLSVSSVIAATWIFCRWLANPTEEQRSLFAFDPQL; this is translated from the exons ATGAGGCTCTTCAGCGTCTCGGTTCGGCCATCGGCGCCTTCGTCTCTCCTCCGCTTCACGCCTCTTTACCTTTCTCGACGTCGTATTCTGTCGCTTCACCCGCTGCGGCCGCCGGGACTCGCTGCCCGTTGCAG GTTGGGCAGCTTCACCTCTCAATGCTATGTGGCGAATTCTGAAGTTGATTTTACCGATGTTGCAACAAATGATGTGGCCATGGGAGATCCTTCACCCCTCCCATCCAGTTGCTCTACGCCATTTGTACATCTATCATCAGATATCCTTAGTTCTGAGTTACAATTTCTTACCGAAGAAACCTATAAAACTGGTCTTCTCACAACACTGCCG GTTCTCTCAAAGGAGGAACAAGATGCTCTTGCGGCAACTCCAGTTCACCCTGCTGGCTTAGTAG GTTTTAAGTCAGAGCTGTTTGTTCCCATGCAAGTTCTGAACAAATATTCCTTGGTTTCTATAGGAGATGGCATTTCATGCAG TTTCTTAGCTGGGAATTTATCGGAACATGTCTGGAATTTCACTTGGCCTGCTGCTGTTGCGATGCTTCATCCAAGTCTATTGCCTGTAGCTGTTGTTAGTTTCTTCTCTAAG TTTGCAATCCTAGGTGGAGGTCCTTTGATTGGAATTTTTATGGATTCTTTACCTAGAATTCCTTCATATCACTGTTTGAATCTTATTCAG ACAGTTGGCCAGCTGCTTTCAGCTGCAATGATCATGTATGCACTAGATACGGTTCGTCATTCTTCTGTGTCATCTTTGCTTCTTCAACCCTGGTTTCTTGTACTGCTGGCTGCCACAGCAACTGAAAGGCTAGCAAGCTTGGCACTGGGGGTCACCATGGAACGTGATTGGATTGTGCTG TTAGCAGGCACAAATAGACCGATTGCGCTAGCACAAGCCAATGCTATTAATAGTCGAGTTGATCTTCTTTGTGAG ATTGTACTGGGTCAGCTAATCAATAGACTTTCCAGTGGAGTTCTTGATCGCTCCATGTCTCCTCAAACTTGTGACAAGCCTTTGACAGCTTTTACTTTGCTCGATTTGAGAAAGATAG TTGAAATTGGACTGACTGCCATAAGATATGGATGGATGGAATATAAGCATCAACCAGTTCTTCCAGCTAGTGTGGCATATGTTCTCCTTTGTTTGAATATTGCTCTTGCTCCAGGTGCAATGATGACTGCATTCCTGATACATCATG GAATTGCTCCATCAGTCATCGGTGCATTTGGTGGATTATCAGCTCTCATGGGTGTCGGTGCAACATTCATATCTGCAAATTTAGTCAGAAAGCTTGGCATTTTGAAG GCAGGAGCAGCTGGGTTGATACTCCAGTCCCTGCTTCTCACCATAGCTGTTGCCGTTTGTTGGAGTGGTTCAATATCCATGCCAGGACCTCTACATCTCTTCCTATCTTTAATT GTACTGTCAAGATTGGGCCATATGTCATATAGCATCGCGAGCATTCAGATCCTTCAAACTGGAGTTCCTGCTGCAAAAGCTAACCTCGTAGGAATAACGGAGATGTCCATTGCGAGCCTTGCAGAGCTCGTAATGTTAGCTGTTGCAATCATTGCTGCCAATGTTCGACATTTTGGTTCTCTGGCATTGCTCTCTGTATCGTCGGTTATTGCGGCCACATGGATCTTCTGCCGGTGGTTGGCAAATCCAACAGAGGAGCAGAGAAGTCTCTTTGCCTTTGATCCTCAGCTTTAA
- the LOC103977663 gene encoding solute carrier family 40 member 2, chloroplastic-like isoform X1 — MRLFSVSVRPSAPSSLLRFTPLYLSRRRILSLHPLRPPGLAARCRLGSFTSQCYVANSEVDFTDVATNDVAMGDPSPLPSSCSTPFVHLSSDILSSELQFLTEETYKTGLLTTLPVLSKEEQDALAATPVHPAGLVGFKSELFVPMQVLNKYSLVSIGDGISCSFLAGNLSEHVWNFTWPAAVAMLHPSLLPVAVVSFFSKFAILGGGPLIGIFMDSLPRIPSYHCLNLIQTVGQLLSAAMIMYALDTVRHSSVSSLLLQPWFLVLLAATATERLASLALGVTMERDWIVLLAGTNRPIALAQANAINSRVDLLCEVAGASLFGFLLSKYKLATCIKLSCALTLFTLPVLIVLGQLINRLSSGVLDRSMSPQTCDKPLTAFTLLDLRKIVEIGLTAIRYGWMEYKHQPVLPASVAYVLLCLNIALAPGAMMTAFLIHHGIAPSVIGAFGGLSALMGVGATFISANLVRKLGILKAGAAGLILQSLLLTIAVAVCWSGSISMPGPLHLFLSLIVLSRLGHMSYSIASIQILQTGVPAAKANLVGITEMSIASLAELVMLAVAIIAANVRHFGSLALLSVSSVIAATWIFCRWLANPTEEQRSLFAFDPQL; from the exons ATGAGGCTCTTCAGCGTCTCGGTTCGGCCATCGGCGCCTTCGTCTCTCCTCCGCTTCACGCCTCTTTACCTTTCTCGACGTCGTATTCTGTCGCTTCACCCGCTGCGGCCGCCGGGACTCGCTGCCCGTTGCAG GTTGGGCAGCTTCACCTCTCAATGCTATGTGGCGAATTCTGAAGTTGATTTTACCGATGTTGCAACAAATGATGTGGCCATGGGAGATCCTTCACCCCTCCCATCCAGTTGCTCTACGCCATTTGTACATCTATCATCAGATATCCTTAGTTCTGAGTTACAATTTCTTACCGAAGAAACCTATAAAACTGGTCTTCTCACAACACTGCCG GTTCTCTCAAAGGAGGAACAAGATGCTCTTGCGGCAACTCCAGTTCACCCTGCTGGCTTAGTAG GTTTTAAGTCAGAGCTGTTTGTTCCCATGCAAGTTCTGAACAAATATTCCTTGGTTTCTATAGGAGATGGCATTTCATGCAG TTTCTTAGCTGGGAATTTATCGGAACATGTCTGGAATTTCACTTGGCCTGCTGCTGTTGCGATGCTTCATCCAAGTCTATTGCCTGTAGCTGTTGTTAGTTTCTTCTCTAAG TTTGCAATCCTAGGTGGAGGTCCTTTGATTGGAATTTTTATGGATTCTTTACCTAGAATTCCTTCATATCACTGTTTGAATCTTATTCAG ACAGTTGGCCAGCTGCTTTCAGCTGCAATGATCATGTATGCACTAGATACGGTTCGTCATTCTTCTGTGTCATCTTTGCTTCTTCAACCCTGGTTTCTTGTACTGCTGGCTGCCACAGCAACTGAAAGGCTAGCAAGCTTGGCACTGGGGGTCACCATGGAACGTGATTGGATTGTGCTG TTAGCAGGCACAAATAGACCGATTGCGCTAGCACAAGCCAATGCTATTAATAGTCGAGTTGATCTTCTTTGTGAG GTAGCTGGTGCTTCGCTTTTTGGCTTTCTTTTGTCTAAGTATAAACTTGCAACATGCATTAAACTTTCATGTGCACTGACTCTATTCACACTACCTGTTCTG ATTGTACTGGGTCAGCTAATCAATAGACTTTCCAGTGGAGTTCTTGATCGCTCCATGTCTCCTCAAACTTGTGACAAGCCTTTGACAGCTTTTACTTTGCTCGATTTGAGAAAGATAG TTGAAATTGGACTGACTGCCATAAGATATGGATGGATGGAATATAAGCATCAACCAGTTCTTCCAGCTAGTGTGGCATATGTTCTCCTTTGTTTGAATATTGCTCTTGCTCCAGGTGCAATGATGACTGCATTCCTGATACATCATG GAATTGCTCCATCAGTCATCGGTGCATTTGGTGGATTATCAGCTCTCATGGGTGTCGGTGCAACATTCATATCTGCAAATTTAGTCAGAAAGCTTGGCATTTTGAAG GCAGGAGCAGCTGGGTTGATACTCCAGTCCCTGCTTCTCACCATAGCTGTTGCCGTTTGTTGGAGTGGTTCAATATCCATGCCAGGACCTCTACATCTCTTCCTATCTTTAATT GTACTGTCAAGATTGGGCCATATGTCATATAGCATCGCGAGCATTCAGATCCTTCAAACTGGAGTTCCTGCTGCAAAAGCTAACCTCGTAGGAATAACGGAGATGTCCATTGCGAGCCTTGCAGAGCTCGTAATGTTAGCTGTTGCAATCATTGCTGCCAATGTTCGACATTTTGGTTCTCTGGCATTGCTCTCTGTATCGTCGGTTATTGCGGCCACATGGATCTTCTGCCGGTGGTTGGCAAATCCAACAGAGGAGCAGAGAAGTCTCTTTGCCTTTGATCCTCAGCTTTAA
- the LOC103977663 gene encoding solute carrier family 40 member 2, chloroplastic-like isoform X2, with amino-acid sequence MRLFSVSVRPSAPSSLLRFTPLYLSRRRILSLHPLRPPGLAARCRLGSFTSQCYVANSEVDFTDVATNDVAMGDPSPLPSSCSTPFVHLSSDILSSELQFLTEETYKTGLLTTLPVLSKEEQDALAATPVHPAGLVALYASFLAGNLSEHVWNFTWPAAVAMLHPSLLPVAVVSFFSKFAILGGGPLIGIFMDSLPRIPSYHCLNLIQTVGQLLSAAMIMYALDTVRHSSVSSLLLQPWFLVLLAATATERLASLALGVTMERDWIVLLAGTNRPIALAQANAINSRVDLLCEVAGASLFGFLLSKYKLATCIKLSCALTLFTLPVLIVLGQLINRLSSGVLDRSMSPQTCDKPLTAFTLLDLRKIVEIGLTAIRYGWMEYKHQPVLPASVAYVLLCLNIALAPGAMMTAFLIHHGIAPSVIGAFGGLSALMGVGATFISANLVRKLGILKAGAAGLILQSLLLTIAVAVCWSGSISMPGPLHLFLSLIVLSRLGHMSYSIASIQILQTGVPAAKANLVGITEMSIASLAELVMLAVAIIAANVRHFGSLALLSVSSVIAATWIFCRWLANPTEEQRSLFAFDPQL; translated from the exons ATGAGGCTCTTCAGCGTCTCGGTTCGGCCATCGGCGCCTTCGTCTCTCCTCCGCTTCACGCCTCTTTACCTTTCTCGACGTCGTATTCTGTCGCTTCACCCGCTGCGGCCGCCGGGACTCGCTGCCCGTTGCAG GTTGGGCAGCTTCACCTCTCAATGCTATGTGGCGAATTCTGAAGTTGATTTTACCGATGTTGCAACAAATGATGTGGCCATGGGAGATCCTTCACCCCTCCCATCCAGTTGCTCTACGCCATTTGTACATCTATCATCAGATATCCTTAGTTCTGAGTTACAATTTCTTACCGAAGAAACCTATAAAACTGGTCTTCTCACAACACTGCCG GTTCTCTCAAAGGAGGAACAAGATGCTCTTGCGGCAACTCCAGTTCACCCTGCTGGCTTAGTAG CTTTATATGCCAGTTTCTTAGCTGGGAATTTATCGGAACATGTCTGGAATTTCACTTGGCCTGCTGCTGTTGCGATGCTTCATCCAAGTCTATTGCCTGTAGCTGTTGTTAGTTTCTTCTCTAAG TTTGCAATCCTAGGTGGAGGTCCTTTGATTGGAATTTTTATGGATTCTTTACCTAGAATTCCTTCATATCACTGTTTGAATCTTATTCAG ACAGTTGGCCAGCTGCTTTCAGCTGCAATGATCATGTATGCACTAGATACGGTTCGTCATTCTTCTGTGTCATCTTTGCTTCTTCAACCCTGGTTTCTTGTACTGCTGGCTGCCACAGCAACTGAAAGGCTAGCAAGCTTGGCACTGGGGGTCACCATGGAACGTGATTGGATTGTGCTG TTAGCAGGCACAAATAGACCGATTGCGCTAGCACAAGCCAATGCTATTAATAGTCGAGTTGATCTTCTTTGTGAG GTAGCTGGTGCTTCGCTTTTTGGCTTTCTTTTGTCTAAGTATAAACTTGCAACATGCATTAAACTTTCATGTGCACTGACTCTATTCACACTACCTGTTCTG ATTGTACTGGGTCAGCTAATCAATAGACTTTCCAGTGGAGTTCTTGATCGCTCCATGTCTCCTCAAACTTGTGACAAGCCTTTGACAGCTTTTACTTTGCTCGATTTGAGAAAGATAG TTGAAATTGGACTGACTGCCATAAGATATGGATGGATGGAATATAAGCATCAACCAGTTCTTCCAGCTAGTGTGGCATATGTTCTCCTTTGTTTGAATATTGCTCTTGCTCCAGGTGCAATGATGACTGCATTCCTGATACATCATG GAATTGCTCCATCAGTCATCGGTGCATTTGGTGGATTATCAGCTCTCATGGGTGTCGGTGCAACATTCATATCTGCAAATTTAGTCAGAAAGCTTGGCATTTTGAAG GCAGGAGCAGCTGGGTTGATACTCCAGTCCCTGCTTCTCACCATAGCTGTTGCCGTTTGTTGGAGTGGTTCAATATCCATGCCAGGACCTCTACATCTCTTCCTATCTTTAATT GTACTGTCAAGATTGGGCCATATGTCATATAGCATCGCGAGCATTCAGATCCTTCAAACTGGAGTTCCTGCTGCAAAAGCTAACCTCGTAGGAATAACGGAGATGTCCATTGCGAGCCTTGCAGAGCTCGTAATGTTAGCTGTTGCAATCATTGCTGCCAATGTTCGACATTTTGGTTCTCTGGCATTGCTCTCTGTATCGTCGGTTATTGCGGCCACATGGATCTTCTGCCGGTGGTTGGCAAATCCAACAGAGGAGCAGAGAAGTCTCTTTGCCTTTGATCCTCAGCTTTAA